The following coding sequences lie in one Rutidosis leptorrhynchoides isolate AG116_Rl617_1_P2 chromosome 4, CSIRO_AGI_Rlap_v1, whole genome shotgun sequence genomic window:
- the LOC139844244 gene encoding soluble inorganic pyrophosphatase 1-like gives MSSRPPLNERILSSMNKRSVAAHPWHDLEIGPGAPTIFNCVIEISKGSKVKYELDKRTGLIKVDRVLYSSVVYPHNYGFVPRTLCEDNDPIDVLVIMQEPILPGCFLRAKAIGLMPMIDQGEKDDKIIAVCADDPEYMHYTDIKELPPHRLAEIRRFFEDYKKNENKEVAVDDFLPADKAIEAVKYSMDLYADYIVEGLRR, from the exons ATGTCTTCACGTCCTCCTCTCAATGAAAGAATACTATCATCTATGAACAAAAGATCAGTTGCTGCACATCCTTGGCATGATCTTGAGATAG GACCTGGTGCACCAACAATCTTCAATTGT GTGATTGAAATTAGCAAGGGGAGCAAGGTGAAGTATGAGCTCGACAAAAGAACAGGACTTATTAAG GTTGACCGTGTTCTATATTCATCAGTTGTGTACCCTCACAATTATGGTTTTGTCCCTCGTACTTTGTGCGAGGACAATGATCCAATTGATGTCTTGGTCATCATGCAG GAACCTATATTGCCAGGATGTTTCTTACGTGCCAAAGCGATAGGCCTCATGCCTATGATTGATCAG GGAGAGAAAGATGATAAAATAATTGCAGTTTGTGCTGACGATCCCGAGTATATGCATTACACCGACATCAAGGAGCTCCCACCACATCGCTTAGCTGAAATCCGCCGTTTCTTTGAAGACT ATAAGAAGAACGAGAATAAGGAGGTTGCCGTTGATGATTTTTTGCCAGCTGACAAGGCAATCGAGGCTGTCAAATATTCTAT GGATCTGTATGCAGACTACATTGTGGAAGGATTAAGGCGATAG